The Mycolicibacterium lutetiense genome window below encodes:
- a CDS encoding vWA domain-containing protein, whose amino-acid sequence MADPGRAHGHTSRYSRYTGGPDPLAPPIDLRDALEQIGQNVMEGSSPRRALSELMRRGTEGMRGTDRLAAEANRKRRELLQRHNLDGTLQEIKKLLDEAVLAERKELARALDDDARFGELQMEALSPSPAKAVQELADYDWRSPEARQKYEQIKDLLGREMLDQRFAGMKEALENATDEDRQRVNDMLDDLNELLDKHAQGNDSPEDFQNFMDKHGEFFPEGPQNIDELLDSLAKRAAAAQRFRNSLSAEQRAELDSLAQQAFGSPSLMNALDRLDSHLQAARPGEDWTGSERFSGGDPLGMGEGAQALSDIAELEQLADALSQSYSGASMDDVDLESLARQLGDDAAIDARTLSELEKALVNQGFIDRGSDGQWRLSPKAMRQLGQTALRDVAQQLSGRHGERDTRRAGAAGELTGATRPWQFGDTEPWNVTRTVTNAVLRQAGTGIVERPIRFAVEDVEISETETRTQACVALLVDTSFSMVMENRWLPMKRTALALNHLVSTRFRSDELQIIAFGRYARTVTAGELTGLEGVYEQGTNLHHALALATRHLRRHPNAQPVVLVVTDGEPTAHLEDFGDGEGSSVFFDYPPHPRTIAHTVRGFDEVARLGAQVTIFRLGSDPGLARFIDQVARRVQGRVVVPDLDGLGAAVVGDYLHSRRR is encoded by the coding sequence ATGGCTGATCCCGGTCGGGCTCACGGGCACACCTCGCGGTATTCGCGGTACACCGGAGGCCCCGACCCGCTGGCACCGCCGATCGATCTGCGCGACGCGCTCGAGCAGATCGGTCAGAACGTCATGGAGGGCAGCTCGCCGCGCCGCGCCCTCTCTGAGCTGATGCGTCGCGGCACCGAGGGGATGCGCGGCACCGACCGGCTGGCGGCCGAGGCCAACCGGAAACGCCGGGAATTGTTGCAGCGGCACAACCTTGACGGCACGTTGCAGGAGATCAAGAAGCTGCTCGACGAGGCCGTGCTGGCCGAGCGCAAGGAGCTGGCCCGTGCCCTCGACGACGATGCTCGGTTCGGCGAACTGCAGATGGAGGCGCTCTCGCCGTCCCCGGCCAAGGCCGTGCAGGAGCTGGCCGACTACGACTGGCGCAGCCCCGAGGCGCGGCAGAAGTACGAGCAGATCAAGGATCTGCTGGGCCGCGAGATGCTGGATCAGCGTTTCGCCGGGATGAAGGAGGCGTTGGAGAACGCCACCGACGAGGACCGGCAGCGGGTCAACGACATGCTCGATGACCTCAACGAGCTGCTGGACAAGCACGCCCAGGGGAATGACTCGCCTGAGGACTTCCAGAATTTCATGGACAAGCACGGCGAATTCTTCCCGGAGGGCCCGCAGAACATCGACGAGCTGCTGGACTCGTTGGCCAAGCGGGCGGCTGCCGCGCAGCGGTTCCGCAACAGCCTGTCGGCCGAGCAGCGTGCCGAGCTGGATTCCCTGGCGCAGCAGGCTTTTGGTTCGCCATCGTTGATGAATGCGCTGGATCGACTCGACTCGCACCTGCAGGCCGCCCGACCCGGCGAGGACTGGACCGGTTCGGAACGATTCTCCGGTGGCGACCCGCTGGGCATGGGCGAGGGGGCCCAGGCGCTGTCCGACATCGCCGAGTTGGAGCAGCTGGCCGACGCGTTGTCGCAGAGCTACTCCGGGGCGTCGATGGACGACGTCGACCTCGAGTCGTTGGCCCGCCAGCTCGGCGACGACGCCGCGATCGACGCCCGCACCCTGTCCGAGCTGGAGAAGGCCCTGGTCAATCAGGGTTTCATCGACCGCGGCTCCGACGGGCAGTGGCGGCTGTCGCCCAAGGCCATGCGTCAGCTCGGCCAGACCGCATTGCGTGATGTGGCGCAACAGCTTTCGGGTCGACATGGGGAGCGGGACACCCGTCGGGCCGGCGCGGCCGGGGAGTTGACCGGGGCGACCCGGCCCTGGCAGTTCGGCGATACCGAGCCGTGGAATGTCACCCGCACGGTCACCAATGCGGTGCTGCGCCAGGCCGGTACCGGGATCGTCGAGCGGCCCATCCGGTTCGCGGTCGAGGATGTGGAGATCTCCGAAACCGAGACCCGCACCCAGGCCTGCGTGGCGTTGTTGGTGGACACCTCGTTCTCGATGGTGATGGAGAACCGCTGGCTGCCGATGAAGCGCACGGCACTGGCGCTCAACCACCTTGTGAGCACCCGGTTCCGATCAGATGAGTTGCAGATCATCGCCTTTGGCCGGTATGCCCGCACGGTGACCGCGGGTGAGTTGACCGGGCTAGAGGGCGTGTACGAGCAGGGCACCAACCTGCACCACGCGCTGGCCCTGGCGACGCGGCATCTGCGTCGTCATCCCAATGCGCAGCCGGTGGTGCTCGTGGTGACCGACGGTGAGCCCACCGCGCATCTGGAAGATTTCGGGGATGGGGAGGGGTCTTCCGTGTTTTTCGACTACCCCCCGCACCCGCGCACCATTGCCCACACCGTGCGGGGTTTTGACGAGGTGGCCCGCCTCGGCGCGCAGGTGACGATCTTCCGGCTGGGCTCCGACCCCGGCCTGGCCCGCTTCATCGATCAGGTGGCCCGTCGTGTGCAGGGCCGGGTGGTGGTGCCCGACCTCGATGGTCTGGGCGCCGCCGTCGTCGGCGACTACCTGCACTCGCGTCGGCGGTAG